The Argiope bruennichi chromosome 9, qqArgBrue1.1, whole genome shotgun sequence genome contains a region encoding:
- the LOC129983557 gene encoding cyclin-dependent kinase 10-like isoform X2, which yields MTTVSIPELDTGPVDEIATTSEVSGIKLMPSKCKPYMVPPSIEFEKFLPITEFENISFIGEGAYGSVYKVKDKKQDKIVAMKKLKIEKDAGLPVNFTREINTLKQLKHDNIANLLGVAVDRDFENIYLVLEYCPYELSKAIDDGLIQSLINEAHIKCIMYQLFTGLHFLHEKLVLHRDLTGTNILFTEKGVLKITDFGSCRHASKEKMTPNMVSRWYRAPELLFGAENYSSAIDIWSAGCIFAELLNKRPLFETDSDNNMISMLVDLLGIPTETNWPGCSELPLLKEYELQGHPYNNLRLMFLEQSSVCMDLLYKLFTYNPIKRITAQECLVHSYFTENPKACDLKTLVALLKKVDTIY from the exons ATGACAACTGTTTCAATACCTGAGTTAGATACCGGTCCAGTAGATGAGATAGCCACAACTTCTGAAGTTTCTGGGATAAAATTAATGCCATCTAAGTGTAAACCTTATATGGTTCCACCTTCTATTGAG tttgaaaaatttcttccaaTTACTGAATTTGAGAACATTTCATTCATTGGAGAAGGAGCCTATGGTTCAGTTT ataaaGTCAAAGATAAAAAGCAGGATAAAATTGTGgctatgaaaaaattgaaaatagaaaaagatgCAG gTTTACCTGTTAATTTCACTCGAGAAATAAATACACTGAAGCAACTTAAGCATGACAATATTGCGAATTTACTTGGAGTGGCTGTGGATAgagattttgaaaa CATCTATCTTGTTTTAGAGTATTGCCCCTATGAACTTTCAAAAGCTATAGATGATGGCTTAATACAGAGTTTGATTAACGAAGCACAT ataaaGTGTATCATGTATCAGTTATTTACTGGATTGCATTTTCTTCATGAAAAACTTGTTTTGCATAG GGACTTGACTGGAACTAACATTCTTTTTACTGAAAAAGGAGTTTTGAAGATAA CTGACTTTGGCAGTTGTCGGCATGCTTCGAAAGAGAAAATGACACCAAACATGGTGTCTAGATG GTATAGAGCACCAGAACTATTATTTGGAGCAGAAAACTACTCATCAGCCATTGATATATG GTCTGCTGGCTGTATTTTTGCAGAACTGTTAAATAAAAGACCTCTCTTCGAAACTGATTCTGATAATAATATGATTTCAATGTTAGTGGACTTACTTGGAATCCCTACTGAAACCAATTGGCCT ggttGTTCAGAGCTGCCACTGTTGAAGGAATATGAACTTCAAGGTCACCC gtaTAACAATTTGAGATTGATGTTTCTTGAACAGTCCTCTGTATGTATGgatctattatataaattattcacatATAACCCTATTAAAAG GATTACAGCACAGGAATGTTTAGTTCAttcatattttactgaaaatccTAAAG ctTGTGACTTGAAAACTCTTGTGGCTCTTTTGAAAAAAGTggatacaatatattaa
- the LOC129983557 gene encoding cyclin-dependent kinase 10-like isoform X1, which yields MTTVSIPELDTGPVDEIATTSEVSGIKLMPSKCKPYMVPPSIEFEKFLPITEFENISFIGEGAYGSVYKVKDKKQDKIVAMKKLKIEKDAGLPVNFTREINTLKQLKHDNIANLLGVAVDRDFENIYLVLEYCPYELSKAIDDGLIQSLINEAHIKCIMYQLFTGLHFLHEKLVLHRDLTGTNILFTEKGVLKITDFGSCRHASKEKMTPNMVSRWYRAPELLFGAENYSSAIDIWSAGCIFAELLNKRPLFETDSDNNMISMLVDLLGIPTETNWPGCSELPLLKEYELQGHPYNNLRLMFLEQSSDYSTGMFSSFIFY from the exons ATGACAACTGTTTCAATACCTGAGTTAGATACCGGTCCAGTAGATGAGATAGCCACAACTTCTGAAGTTTCTGGGATAAAATTAATGCCATCTAAGTGTAAACCTTATATGGTTCCACCTTCTATTGAG tttgaaaaatttcttccaaTTACTGAATTTGAGAACATTTCATTCATTGGAGAAGGAGCCTATGGTTCAGTTT ataaaGTCAAAGATAAAAAGCAGGATAAAATTGTGgctatgaaaaaattgaaaatagaaaaagatgCAG gTTTACCTGTTAATTTCACTCGAGAAATAAATACACTGAAGCAACTTAAGCATGACAATATTGCGAATTTACTTGGAGTGGCTGTGGATAgagattttgaaaa CATCTATCTTGTTTTAGAGTATTGCCCCTATGAACTTTCAAAAGCTATAGATGATGGCTTAATACAGAGTTTGATTAACGAAGCACAT ataaaGTGTATCATGTATCAGTTATTTACTGGATTGCATTTTCTTCATGAAAAACTTGTTTTGCATAG GGACTTGACTGGAACTAACATTCTTTTTACTGAAAAAGGAGTTTTGAAGATAA CTGACTTTGGCAGTTGTCGGCATGCTTCGAAAGAGAAAATGACACCAAACATGGTGTCTAGATG GTATAGAGCACCAGAACTATTATTTGGAGCAGAAAACTACTCATCAGCCATTGATATATG GTCTGCTGGCTGTATTTTTGCAGAACTGTTAAATAAAAGACCTCTCTTCGAAACTGATTCTGATAATAATATGATTTCAATGTTAGTGGACTTACTTGGAATCCCTACTGAAACCAATTGGCCT ggttGTTCAGAGCTGCCACTGTTGAAGGAATATGAACTTCAAGGTCACCC gtaTAACAATTTGAGATTGATGTTTCTTGAACAGTCCTCT GATTACAGCACAGGAATGTTTAGTTCAttcatattttactga